The DNA sequence CGTCCACCTTCTTCTTTTGACAACACATAGATCTCAGCTTTGAAGTGAGCATGTGGAGTTACAGAACCAGGCTTAACGATTACCATACCACGTTTGATGTCTTCTTTAGCAACACCACGAAGCAATAGACCTACGTTGTCACCAGCCAAACCTTGATCCAAGATCTTACGGAACATCTCAACACCAGTAACAGTTGAAGTCAAGTCTTCAGCACCCATACCCAAGATCTCTACAGGATCACCAGAGTTGATAGTACCACGCTCGATACGACCAGTAGCAACAGTACCACGACCAGTGATCGAGAATACGTCCTCTACAGGCATCAAGAAGTCACGGTCAGTCAAACGCTCAGGCTCAGGAATGTATGAATCAACGGCAGCCATCAATTCTTCTACAGTCTTAACCCACTCAGGCTCGCCATTCAATGCACCCAAAGCAGAACCTTGAATTACAGGAATATCATCACCTGGGAAGTCATATTCAGACAACAACTCACGAACTTCCATGTCAACAAGCTCAAGAAGCTCTTCGTCATCTACCATGTCGCATTTGTTCAAAAATACAACCAATGCAGGTACACCTACCTGACGAGACAACAAGATGTGCTCACGAGTTTGTGGCATAGGACCATCAGTAGCAGCTAC is a window from the Persicobacter psychrovividus genome containing:
- the tuf gene encoding elongation factor Tu, with translation MAKETFDRSKPHVNIGTIGHVDHGKTTLTAAISSVLAGKGLAEQRDFGSIDNAPEEAERGITINTSHIEYQTENRHYAHVDCPGHADYVKNMVTGAAQMDGAIIVVAATDGPMPQTREHILLSRQVGVPALVVFLNKCDMVDDEELLELVDMEVRELLSEYDFPGDDIPVIQGSALGALNGEPEWVKTVEELMAAVDSYIPEPERLTDRDFLMPVEDVFSITGRGTVATGRIERGTINSGDPVEILGMGAEDLTSTVTGVEMFRKILDQGLAGDNVGLLLRGVAKEDIKRGMVIVKPGSVTPHAHFKAEIYVLSKEEGGRHTPFFNKYRPQFYFRTTDVTGEIMLPEGVEMVMPGDNVTIEVSLINKIALEKNLRFAIREGGRTVGSGQVTEILD